A stretch of DNA from Aliarcobacter thereius LMG 24486:
CGGTTACAAGTGATACTTTAGCATATATAGAAAAGATGAAAAAACTTGGAAACAAGTATTTAATAGGGCAAACAACAGGTTTTGATTCTTTAGATAAAAGAACAACAGGTTTTAATGAAGGAGATTTAGTAATAATTGCAGCCAGACCAGCTATGGGGAAAACAGCTATTGTTCTAAATATGGCACTTCAAAATATTGAAAGAAATAAAGGTGTAATCTTTTTCTCACTAGAGATGCCAGCAGAACAACTAATGCTTAGAATGATTGCAGCAAAGACTTCAATTCCTTTACAAAACCTAAGAAAAGGTGATATGGATGATAATGAATGGTCAAGATTAAGTTCTGCTTTTGATGATTTAAACAATAAAAAACTTTTTGTAGATGATGGTGGAAGTATAAATATTAATCAACTTCGTGCAAGAGTTAGAAAAATTGCTCAAAATGCAGAAAATAATATAGGACTTGTAATTATTGATTATCTTCAACTTATGCAAGGAATAGGAAATAAAGATAGGCACCAAGAAGTTTCTGATATTAGTAGAGGTTTAAAAATGCTTGCAAGGGAGCTAAAAATCCCTATTGTTGCACTTTCACAGTTAAATAGAGGGCTTGAAAGTAGACCAGATAAAAGACCAATGCTTAGTGATTTAAGAGAATCAGGAGCAATAGAACAAGATGCCGATATCATTCTTTTTGTTTATAGAGATGATGTATATAAACAAAGAGATGAAGCAAGAAAAGAGAAAGAAGCGAAAGATAAAGGTGAAGATTATAAATCTAAGTTTCAAGATAAAGAAGTAGAAGAAGCTGAAATAATAATAGGAAAACAAAGAAATGGACCAATAGGAACTGTTAAACTTGATTTTCATAAATCTTTAACTAAATTTGTGGATAAGGATAATGAATATTCAGGTTCAGCACCTATTGAAGTTGTTTTTGAATCTATTGCTGATACAAATAAAGAGACAAAAGTAGATTTTCCAAATATATTTTAAAAAATACTAGCTTTAAAATAATTTTTATGTAATAATCAAAATTACTAAAATTATTTTGGAGTATTTATGAAAAATATGAAAAGAGCTTTTTCTTTAATAGAGATTATATTTGTAATTGTAATTCTAGGAATTATAGTCTCATTTGCTGCTCCAAAACTTATGGATACTAAAGATAGT
This window harbors:
- a CDS encoding replicative DNA helicase, with the translated sequence MDSIYSINIERAVLSSIFFNPEELEDVLGVLKPKDFYLPAHKAIFEAMIKLHEEDMPIDEDFIRNKVDKKQADDNVLLEILSANPITNTNAYVKEIKDSSVKRELATLATTIKKVAIEDEVSANEALDTIQGELYKISTNSATSELKDMQTVTSDTLAYIEKMKKLGNKYLIGQTTGFDSLDKRTTGFNEGDLVIIAARPAMGKTAIVLNMALQNIERNKGVIFFSLEMPAEQLMLRMIAAKTSIPLQNLRKGDMDDNEWSRLSSAFDDLNNKKLFVDDGGSININQLRARVRKIAQNAENNIGLVIIDYLQLMQGIGNKDRHQEVSDISRGLKMLARELKIPIVALSQLNRGLESRPDKRPMLSDLRESGAIEQDADIILFVYRDDVYKQRDEARKEKEAKDKGEDYKSKFQDKEVEEAEIIIGKQRNGPIGTVKLDFHKSLTKFVDKDNEYSGSAPIEVVFESIADTNKETKVDFPNIF